The following proteins are encoded in a genomic region of Oncorhynchus kisutch isolate 150728-3 linkage group LG18, Okis_V2, whole genome shotgun sequence:
- the LOC109909324 gene encoding EMILIN-2: MKCLPTGFILKSALFSLLLTFQLIYGTRSRYNQGYNMFQGSAYSGSEQRQRNKNWCAYVVHKNVSCAVVGGMESFVQPESAPCRKHQPNCAQQVMYRIQFRPMYKVGYKLVTELEWRCCPGHQGQDCKDLKGIPSSQTVLGPRPTLPPAPETQDPGQQAWGQSGHPWGAGRQPGGPTGQEPAGGQGGSQTTQQLEEVVQRLSQQILDIQSAMTSMSANLRVDLQEDASKMLVTLLNVLRQPDRVRGEQQSMLLHGLSLEKEYNTVDIDKFTSKINHLTDTINTKSNVLDDLQARVNHHDGQLHLLMEASPASPPPSPPANDATLRAYVDTKFHALKDEMMEGMEIKMADLKNSCDYKILSVQEQCAGQENSYRSLTELLESKEMNLRKEIQDFKNQLPNSQRGDGTPPGVEELRKELFRVAEAQLILQSSLEKKSKPDPLLPRVEELQARLNMSERSEKVRSLFLEEKLRREGAEGAADLKKAMEDRMSSMEDRVTTLLVEISSPVSGAQTALEALQSAQALEDRLNSLEQRCSTECKSDQPAIERIQQNLRVYRTSLDTIQSNINGHSASLAYMEEFVQGQLLNHTASLTDVQEELGALKERIGGQQGSLSALGLSLSQQSLELQGQLLNHSASLTGVEEALGALSGRMGVQKGSLSDLGISLSDNLKDVQEELGALSGRMGKQEGSLSALGLSLSQQSLELQQLNTCCLSSAGPAQEAKGLLQLYLTQREELRARLEEPDKEVKAEADHCRNRTEGVALDVASMDSRVSSLENMCGRLEPISSSLHRIKEGLNKHVTGLWNCINQINGTLQAHTKDIRGLKGTYQNLQDHYSGITQALHHLTTSPENSGKT; the protein is encoded by the exons ATGAAGTGCCTTCCCACCGGATTCATCCTTAAAAGTGCCTTATTTTCCTTATTGCTCACCTTTCAATTGATCTATGGAACGCGGTCCCGGTATAACCAGGGGTATAACATGTTCCAGGGAAGCGCATACTCTGGCTCAGAACAAAGACAAAGGAATAA AAACTGGTGCGCATACGTTGTGCACAAGAACGTGAGCTGTGCGGTCGTGGGGGGTATGGAGAGCTTTGTGCAGCCGGAGTCAGCGCCTTGCCGGAAGCATCAGCCCAACTGCGCGCAACAAGTGAT GTATCGGATCCAATTCCGCCCCATGTATAAGGTTGGCTATAAGCTGGTGACAGAGCTGGAGTGGAGGTGCTGTCCAGGTCACCAGGGTCAAGACTGCAAAGACTTGAAAGGCATCCCATCCAGTCAGACAGTGCTGGGGCCTCGGCCCACCCTGCCTCCTGCCCCAGAGACACAGG ACCCGGGACAGCAGGCATGGGGTCAGAGTGGCCACCCCTGGGGGGCAGGGAGGCAGCCAGGAGGTCCGACGGGCCAAGAGCCGGCAGGGGGCCAGGGAGGGAGTCAGACGACACAGCAGCTGGAGGAGGTGGTACAGCGTCTGTCCCAGCAGATTCTAGACATACAGTCAGCCATGACCAGCATGTCGGCCAACCTGAGGGTGGACCTGCAGGAGGACGCCAGCAAGATGCTGGTCACGCTGCTCAACGTCTTGCGGCAGCCAGACCGCGTGCGTGGGGAGCAGCAGAGCATGCTGCTGCATGGCCTTTCACTGGAAAAAGAATACAACACGGTGGACATTGACAAGTTCACGAGCAAGATCAACCACCTCACCGACACCATAAACACCAAGAGCAATGTACTGGACGACCTCCAAGCCAGAGTCAACCACCATGACGGACAGCTCCACCTGCTAATGGAGGCCAGTCCggcctcaccccctccctctcctccggcCAATGATGCGACCCTGCGCGCCTATGTGGACACAAAGTTCCACGCCCTGAAGGACGAGATGATGGAGGGCATGGAGATCAAGATGGCAGACCTGAAGAACTCATGTGACTATAAGATCCTGTCGGTGCAGGAGCAGTGTGCGGGCCAGGAGAACAGCTACCGGAGCCTGACCGAGCTCCTCGAGTCCAAGGAGATGAACCTCCGCAAGGAGATCCAGGACTTCAAGAACCAGCTGCCTAATTCACAGAGGGGAGACGGAACCCCTCCAGGGGTGGAGGAGCTGCGAAAGGAGCTGTTCCGAGTCGCTGAGGCCCAGCTGATCCTCCAGTCCAGCCTAGAGAAGAAGTCCAAGCCTGACCCACTCCTGCCCCGTGTGGAAGAGCTGCAGGCCCGTCTCAACATGTCGGAGAGGAGCGAGAAGGTGCGCAGCCTCTTCCTAGAGGAGaagctgaggagagagggggcgGAGGGGGCCGCAGACCTGAAGAAGGCTATGGAGGACAGGATGAGCTCCATGGAGGACCGGGTCACCACTCTACTGGTGGAGATAAGCAGCCCTGTATCTGGGGCGCAGACTGCGCTAGAGGCACTGCAGAGTGCTCAGGCTCTGGAAGACAGACTCAATTCCCTAGAACAGCGGTGCTCTACAGAGTGCAAGTCTGACCAACCGGCCATAGAGCGCATTCAACAGAACCTCCGGGTCTACAGAACTAGCCTAGACACAATTCAGTCTAACATCAATGGGCATTCAGCTAGTCTTGCATACATGGAAGAGTTTGTCCAAGGGCAGCTCCTGAACCATACCGCCAGTCTTACAGATGTGCAGGAAGAACTAGGAGCTCTTAAAGAACGTATTGGAGGACAGCAGGGTTCTCTGTCAGCCTTGGGTCTCTCTCTTAGCCAGCAGTCACTGGAGCTCCAGGGGCAGCTTCTGAACCACAGTGCCAGCCTTACAGGCGTGGAAGAAGCGCTAGGAGCTCTCAGTGGGCGTATGGGAGTACAGAAGGGCTCTCTGTCAGACTTGGGTATCTCTCTCAGTGATAATCTTAAAGATGTGCAGGAAGAGCTGGGAGCTCTTAGTGGGCGTATGGGAAAGCAGGAGGGTTCTCTGTCGGCCctgggtctctctctcagccagcaGTCCCTGGAGCTCCAGCAACTGAACACCTGTTGCCTGAGCAGTGCAGGGCCAGCCCAGGAGGCCAAGGGCCTGCTACAGCTCTACCTGAcccagagagaggagctgagggcCAGGCTGGAGGAGCCGGACAAGGAGGTGAAGGCTGAGGCAGACCACTGCAGGAACAGGACCGAGGGCGTAGCTCTGGACGTTGCCAGCATGGACAGCCGGGTTTCCAGCTTGGAGAACATGTGTGGTAGGCTGGAACCCATCTCCAGCAGCCTGCACAGGATCAAGGAGGGGCTGAACAAGCATGTGACCGGCTTGTGGAACTGCATCAACCAGATCAATGGCACCCTGCAAGCCCATACCAAGGACATCAGAGGACTGAAGGGAACATACCAGAACCTCCAGGACCACTACTCAGGTATCACCCAGGCCctacatcatctgaccaccaGTCCTGAGAACAGTGGTAAGACTTGA